One Blastocatellia bacterium DNA segment encodes these proteins:
- a CDS encoding flippase-like domain-containing protein: protein MDRRVEPRAFWASREHQRRRWLPLGAKGAVSALLLWILLQRIDLGQMLSTLAGVRLEFFTIALILYIGGQLLSAFRWKILTTPIGISASYGQLVALYFLGMFFNFFLPTVIGGDAVKAYYLARETRDSVRALASVFMDRNTGLGALLLVALVAAAVGRVEFADRPLVILLLGGLLLYVILNLVLFADVSYRFLNRFFSAVRWMPLVVLVDRAHVALRAYRSAPLTLGKAVGVSLVFHLMLIGLNYANARALGLALDFLAFCVFIPIISLLSMLPITMYGLGVREYAFVLFFSSLGVTREASLLLALLWFAVVVLASLPGAMVYIAYGRRSLAGSHSRS from the coding sequence GTGGATCGTCGGGTCGAGCCGCGCGCCTTCTGGGCTTCGCGGGAACATCAGAGGCGGAGATGGTTACCCCTTGGGGCGAAGGGAGCGGTCAGCGCGCTCCTCCTGTGGATCCTCTTGCAACGCATAGATCTCGGGCAGATGCTCAGTACGCTCGCTGGAGTCCGCCTGGAGTTTTTCACCATCGCGCTGATTCTGTACATTGGCGGCCAACTTTTGAGTGCCTTCCGATGGAAAATCCTCACGACGCCCATAGGCATCTCCGCCTCCTACGGACAGCTCGTTGCACTCTATTTCCTCGGCATGTTCTTCAATTTCTTCTTGCCGACGGTCATCGGAGGGGATGCCGTGAAAGCCTACTATCTGGCGCGCGAGACACGAGATTCAGTGCGCGCGCTCGCCTCCGTGTTCATGGATCGAAATACGGGGCTCGGCGCGCTGCTGCTTGTGGCGCTTGTGGCCGCCGCCGTCGGTCGCGTGGAATTCGCCGATCGCCCTTTAGTCATCCTGCTTCTCGGGGGGCTGCTTCTTTATGTCATCCTCAACCTCGTGCTCTTCGCCGACGTCTCGTACCGTTTTCTGAATCGTTTCTTCTCCGCCGTCCGGTGGATGCCACTCGTCGTGCTGGTGGACCGGGCGCATGTCGCGCTCCGTGCCTATCGGTCCGCTCCGCTCACGCTCGGGAAGGCCGTCGGGGTGTCGCTCGTCTTCCACCTGATGCTCATCGGCCTCAATTATGCGAACGCGCGAGCGCTTGGCCTCGCGCTTGATTTTCTCGCTTTTTGCGTTTTCATTCCGATCATCTCGCTGCTCAGCATGCTCCCGATCACGATGTATGGCCTCGGCGTGCGCGAGTATGCCTTCGTCCTCTTCTTCTCCTCATTGGGAGTGACGCGCGAAGCGAGCTTGTTGCTAGCGCTACTGTGGTTTGCGGTGGTCGTCCTCGCCAGCCTCCCCGGCGCGATGGTGTACATCGCCTATGGGCGGCGTTCGCTCGCCGGGTCGCATTCTCGATCGTGA
- a CDS encoding isoprenylcysteine carboxylmethyltransferase family protein: MTPIFQFWFWTSLVACGVMELLVSRLPLGPRSQRDRHSLLWLGIVQAVGIPFVALTTASAPEIFCRLLFDGVGNVLGGIIAATGIFIRWRAKRTLGRFFTARVAILPEHRLVEHGPYRYVRHPGYLGILLFFLGWPLVVGHVLAIPLVWLPTLAVYLYRIKVEEDALREAFGALYRDYERRTARLLPFLW; encoded by the coding sequence ATGACTCCGATTTTCCAATTCTGGTTTTGGACCAGCTTGGTGGCGTGCGGTGTGATGGAACTTCTCGTCTCCCGCCTCCCCCTCGGGCCGAGGAGTCAACGGGACCGCCATTCGCTCCTTTGGCTGGGGATCGTCCAAGCTGTGGGCATCCCATTTGTGGCGCTCACGACGGCGAGTGCCCCCGAGATCTTCTGCCGCTTGCTCTTCGACGGCGTGGGCAACGTCCTTGGTGGGATCATAGCTGCAACGGGGATTTTCATCCGCTGGCGGGCGAAGCGAACCCTCGGACGCTTCTTCACAGCGCGCGTGGCGATCCTGCCCGAGCATCGACTTGTCGAACACGGCCCCTATCGCTACGTGCGGCACCCGGGTTATTTGGGGATTCTGCTCTTCTTCCTGGGCTGGCCGCTCGTGGTTGGACATGTGCTGGCCATTCCACTTGTTTGGCTTCCGACACTGGCAGTCTACCTCTACCGAATCAAGGTGGAGGAAGACGCGCTTCGCGAAGCCTTCGGCGCGCTCTATCGCGACTATGAGCGGCGGACAGCGCGATTGCTCCCCTTCCTCTGGTGA
- the bamA gene encoding outer membrane protein assembly factor BamA, with amino-acid sequence MRRSLIAVLGAWSLIASVGTSGLARSQVTVEDVLIRGNRRLTADSIRYYIQTRRGDPYNPAQIERDLQALWAQNLFRNIRVYVQDGPEGGKIVTFEVEENPIIRDLKFVGLKSVQESDVLQRFRERRVGVSKEAMWDPARGQVARRVLKDLLAEKGKPEATVDIEVEELSTAAVAVTFKINEGPRVRVVKIEFEGNTVFSDKKLRKAMKEVRQASFLTRFTSRDIYHPEALKRSLERTRFFVLADNGYIDAQIGEPKVEMITQGSGIPLPLFRKPKRGLKITIPISEGKQYRFGKIEVEGNTLYTDEQILRIIGLKTGDIVRSTVIQKGVFETLKDLYGANGYIQMVAHPRHELRDDPDDPKKGIADFTIEIEEGRQFILNRLEFTGNTNTRDKVLRREMLVSEGEVFNQYLWKQSLLRLNQLGYFEEIKEEHATFRTNDREGLLDIELNVKEKGRNQIQFTGGASGIGGSYIGIDYSTNNLFGYGESLTFSLAQGNLMRYFLFSFTEPYVLDRNVSLGFSIFARSYDFFGGGLGILSGGFLSPGLFGLRGESLFKDKTAGFSIFMSTPLITLTKRWWRFGQFSRVGLSYSYSANSIEDPPVNRDADPNNDIPVTFRQPNIRTSMLVPSFTYNTLNHPIDPTSGKSLYISLGISGGFLGGNVRLIQPTVEFKYFRPTGIKFLGKDTVIGMRALASHITNYGAPFDSNSLAFVGGIPIFSRFFLGGEDSIRGFGIRSVSPVVPVSQRFTSRNVEAIFADDPDPFKTTRTLPVVPDTAPAPAQRPFIRQSVLEKFVFTDELLTRTLVPVGGDTQLLYNFEYRIPLAGPFSVAAFFDIGSAFNLKRYANQQIVSTPLPQFISPLFVASRRTIPLGHQLLTELASFEQILLNPNGFLATPEEVRIAQRAQGKLPNEVPDGFTQVKIRGLGNTRSEILLSEGARGLRGLRDYRASLGIEFRFQMPVVNIPFRFIWAYNPNAKTTPGPNQIFFEEKSVFRFSIGRTF; translated from the coding sequence ATGAGGCGATCCCTCATTGCCGTTCTCGGCGCTTGGTCACTTATCGCGAGCGTGGGCACCTCTGGACTCGCCCGTTCGCAGGTGACGGTCGAGGACGTCCTGATTCGCGGGAATCGCCGCCTGACGGCCGATTCGATCCGTTACTACATCCAGACCCGTCGGGGCGATCCTTATAATCCCGCCCAGATCGAGCGCGATCTTCAAGCGCTCTGGGCGCAGAACCTCTTCCGCAACATTCGCGTCTACGTGCAGGATGGTCCCGAGGGGGGAAAGATCGTCACGTTCGAGGTCGAGGAGAATCCGATCATCCGCGACCTGAAGTTCGTCGGCTTGAAGTCGGTGCAAGAGAGCGATGTGCTGCAACGCTTTCGGGAGCGGCGCGTGGGCGTGAGTAAGGAGGCGATGTGGGACCCGGCTCGGGGACAGGTCGCCCGGCGCGTCCTCAAGGATCTGCTCGCCGAGAAAGGGAAGCCCGAAGCGACCGTGGACATCGAGGTCGAAGAGCTTTCGACAGCCGCCGTCGCCGTGACCTTCAAGATCAACGAGGGGCCGCGCGTGCGCGTCGTCAAGATCGAGTTCGAGGGGAACACGGTCTTCTCTGACAAGAAACTCCGCAAGGCGATGAAGGAGGTCCGTCAGGCGAGCTTCCTCACCCGCTTCACCTCGCGCGACATCTATCATCCCGAGGCCCTCAAGCGCAGCCTCGAACGGACCCGCTTCTTCGTGCTGGCCGACAACGGCTACATTGATGCACAGATCGGCGAGCCGAAGGTCGAGATGATCACCCAAGGCAGCGGCATCCCCCTGCCGCTCTTCCGCAAGCCGAAACGAGGGTTGAAGATCACGATCCCGATCAGCGAGGGCAAGCAATATCGGTTCGGGAAGATCGAGGTCGAGGGGAACACGCTCTATACCGACGAGCAAATCCTCCGCATCATCGGCTTGAAGACCGGAGACATCGTGCGCTCGACGGTCATCCAAAAGGGCGTCTTCGAGACCCTCAAGGATCTCTACGGGGCGAATGGCTATATCCAGATGGTGGCGCATCCTCGCCACGAGTTGCGCGACGATCCCGATGATCCGAAGAAGGGGATCGCCGATTTCACCATCGAGATCGAGGAGGGCCGTCAGTTCATCCTCAATCGGTTGGAGTTCACCGGCAACACGAACACGCGCGATAAGGTCCTGCGCCGCGAGATGCTCGTCTCCGAAGGCGAGGTCTTCAATCAGTATCTCTGGAAGCAGAGCCTGTTGCGGCTCAATCAGCTCGGTTATTTCGAGGAGATCAAGGAGGAACATGCCACCTTCCGCACCAATGACCGCGAGGGCTTGCTCGACATCGAGCTGAACGTGAAGGAGAAAGGCCGGAATCAGATCCAATTCACGGGAGGGGCGAGCGGCATCGGCGGAAGCTACATCGGGATTGATTACTCGACGAACAACCTCTTTGGATATGGCGAGTCCCTTACGTTCAGCCTCGCGCAGGGGAATCTCATGCGCTATTTCCTCTTCTCCTTCACCGAGCCGTACGTCCTGGATCGAAACGTCTCTCTCGGGTTCAGCATCTTCGCCCGCAGCTATGACTTCTTCGGCGGCGGTCTGGGGATCTTGAGTGGAGGATTCCTGAGCCCCGGGCTCTTCGGGTTGCGCGGGGAATCCCTCTTCAAGGATAAGACGGCGGGGTTCAGCATCTTCATGAGCACGCCACTGATCACGCTCACCAAGCGATGGTGGCGCTTCGGGCAATTCTCGCGCGTCGGTCTCTCGTATTCTTACAGCGCGAATTCGATCGAGGATCCGCCCGTCAATCGCGATGCTGATCCGAACAACGACATCCCGGTCACATTCCGTCAGCCGAATATCCGCACGAGCATGCTCGTGCCATCGTTCACTTATAACACCCTCAACCATCCCATTGATCCGACGTCCGGCAAGAGCCTCTATATCTCGCTCGGCATCAGCGGCGGGTTCTTGGGGGGCAACGTCCGCCTCATTCAGCCGACCGTCGAGTTCAAGTACTTCCGTCCGACGGGGATCAAGTTCCTCGGAAAAGACACGGTCATCGGCATGCGCGCGCTAGCTTCCCATATCACGAACTATGGCGCGCCGTTTGATTCCAATTCCTTGGCCTTCGTCGGCGGGATCCCCATCTTCAGCCGATTCTTCCTCGGCGGAGAGGACTCGATCCGCGGATTCGGCATCCGCTCGGTCTCTCCCGTCGTCCCTGTGTCGCAGCGCTTCACCTCGCGAAACGTCGAAGCGATCTTCGCCGACGATCCCGATCCGTTCAAGACGACGCGGACGCTTCCGGTCGTTCCGGACACGGCGCCGGCTCCGGCGCAGCGCCCCTTCATTCGACAGAGCGTCCTGGAGAAATTCGTCTTCACCGACGAACTCCTGACGCGCACGCTCGTCCCTGTGGGTGGGGACACGCAACTCCTTTACAACTTCGAGTATCGTATTCCGCTCGCTGGACCGTTCTCGGTCGCTGCCTTCTTCGACATCGGATCGGCTTTCAACCTGAAGAGATACGCCAATCAGCAGATCGTCAGCACGCCGCTTCCGCAATTCATCAGCCCCTTATTTGTCGCCAGCCGTCGGACGATCCCCTTGGGCCATCAATTGCTCACGGAGCTGGCCTCGTTCGAGCAAATCCTGCTCAACCCGAACGGATTCTTGGCGACTCCAGAGGAGGTGCGGATCGCGCAGCGTGCTCAGGGGAAATTGCCGAACGAGGTGCCCGATGGGTTCACACAAGTGAAGATTCGTGGGCTTGGGAACACGAGGAGCGAGATCCTGCTCTCGGAGGGCGCTCGCGGATTGCGCGGGCTTCGGGACTATCGCGCCTCGCTCGGCATTGAGTTTCGGTTCCAGATGCCTGTCGTCAATATCCCCTTCCGCTTCATCTGGGCGTATAACCCGAATGCGAAAACGACGCCCGGGCCGAATCAAATCTTCTTCGAGGAGAAGTCCGTCTTCCGCTTCAGCATTGGGCGCACGTTCTGA